From the genome of Drosophila melanogaster chromosome 2L, one region includes:
- the l(2)gl gene encoding lethal (2) giant larvae, isoform D — protein sequence MAIGTQTGALKVFGQPGVELYGQHTLLNNSASELNVQLLEWVYGTGRILSLTAANQLILWEPVGATLLPIKTLPFDGKLKKVSSLCCSLSKDLLWIGTEGGNIYQLDLHTFTIKEPVIYHDVVLEQVPPAYKLNPGAIESIRQLPNSPSKLLVAYNRGLCVLWDFESASVQRAYIAPGHGQSVGLTVNFEGSEFTWYHADGSYATWSIDNPEPPSNVNYVPYGPDPCKSINRLYKGKRRSNDVIVFSGGMPRSAYGDHNCVSVHASDGHKVCLDFTSKVIDFFVTFENNRDVAEVLVVLLEEELCAYDLTDPNICAIKAPYLHSVHASAVTCNYLASEVVQSVYESILRAGDEQDIDYSNISWPITGGTLPDNLEESVEEDATKLYEILLTGHEDGSVKFWDCTGVLLKPIYNFKTSSIFGSESDFRDDAAADMSAEQVDEGEPPFRKSGLFDPYSDDPRLAVKKIAFCPKTGQLIVGGTAGQIVIADFIDLPEKVSLKYISMNLVSDRDGFVWKGHDQLNVRSNLLDGEAIPTTERGVNISGVLQVLPPASITCMALEASWGLVSGGTAHGLVLFDFKNFVPVFHRCTLNPNDLTGAGEQLSRRKSFKKSLRESFRKLRKGRSTRTNQSNQVPTTLEARPVERQIEARCADDGLGSMVRCLLFAKTYVTNVNITSPTLWSATNASTVSVFLLHLPPAQTAATAVPSASGNAPPHMPRRISAQLAKEIQLKHRAPVVGISIFDQAGSPVDQLNAGENGSPPHRVLIASEEQFKVFSLPQLKPINKYKLTANEGARIRRIHFGSFSCRISPETLQSMHGCSPTKSTRSHGDGEADPNISGSLAVSRGDVYNETALICLTNMGDIMVLSVPELKRQLNAAAVRREDINGVSSLCFTNSGEALYMMSSSELQRIALATSRVVQPTGVVPVEPLENEESVLEENDAENNKETYACDEVVNTYEIKNPSGISICTRPAEENVGRNSVQQVNGVNISNSPNQANETISSSIGDITVDSVRDHLNMTTTTLCSINTEETIGRLSVLSTQTNKASTTVNMSEIPNINISNLEDLESKRNTTETSTSSVVIKSIITNISHEKTNGDNKIGTPKTAPEESQF from the exons ATGGCAATAGGGACGCAAACAGGGGCTTTAAAAGTTTTCGGTCAACCCGGAGTTGAATTGTACGGTCAGCATACTTTGTTAAACAATTCAGCATCGGAGCTTAATGTACAATTACTTGAATGGGTGTATGGAACTGGTCGCATACTTTCGTTGACGGCAGCGAATCAATTAATTCTATGGGAGCCAGTTGGAGCAACGTTGCTGCCAATCAAAACACTACCGTTTGACGGCAAACTTAAAAAAGTTTCATCGCTGTGCTGTTCTCTCAGTAAGGATCTGCTATGGATTGGAACAGAAGGTGGAAACATCTATCAACTGGATTTACATACATTTACCATTAAGGAGCCTGTAATTTACCATGACGTTGTGCTAGAGCAGGTGCCACCAGCCTACAAGCTAAATCCTGGTGCAATTGAGTCAATCCGCCAACTTCCAAACTCCCCTAGCAAACTTCTAGTTGCATACAATCGCGGCCTTTGTGTTTTGTGGGATTTTGAAAGCGCATCTGTCCAGCGAGCATACATAGCCCCTGGACATGGACAGAGCGTTGGTCTTACAGTGAACTTCGAAGGATCTGAATTTACCTGGTACCACGCTGATGGTTCATACGCCACTTGGAGCATAGATAACCCAGAACCGCCGTCGAATGTTAATTATGTGCCTTATGGACCTGATCCATGCAAAAGCATAAATCGACTGTACAAAGGCAAGCGAAG ATCCAACGATGTAATTGTTTTTTCCGGCGGCATGCCACGGTCAGCATATGGTGATCACAATTGTGTGTCCGTTCACGCCAGCGATGGACACAAAGTGTGTCTTGACTTTACGTCTAAAGTGATTGACTTTTTTGTGACCTTTGAAAATAATAGAGATGTCGCTGAAGTTCTTGTTGTACTACTTGAAGAGGAACTCTGCGCTTACGATCTTACTGACCCTAATATTTGTGCTATCAAAGCGCCATATCTTCACTCTGTCCATGCATCAGCTGTCACTTGCAATTACCTTGCTTCTGAAGTCGTACAGTCGGTATATGAAAGTATTTTAAGAGCTGGAGATGAACAAGACATTGACTATAGCAATATTAGCTGGCCTATCACTGGCGGTACTCTCCCGGATAACTTAGAAGAATCTGTAGAAGAGGACGCGACTAAGCTTTATGAGATTTTGTTAACTGGTCACGAAGATGGTTCTGTTAAATTTTGGGACTGCACTGGAGTGTTGCTTAAaccaatttataattttaaaactagCAGCATTTTTGGAAGTGAGTCAGACTTCCGAGATGACGCAGCTGCAGATATGAGTGCGGAACAAGTCGATGAAGGAGAACCGCCATTTCGGAAATCAGGACTTTTTGATCCTTATTCAGATGACCCTCGTTTAGCAGTGAAGAAAATAGCATTCTGCCCAAAAACCGGACAACTTATTGTTGGTGGCACAGCGGGCCAAATAGTTATAGCCGACTTCATAGACTTACCCGAAAAAGTGTctttaaaatacatttcaatGAATTTGGTCAGCGATCGTGATGGATTTGTGTGGAAGGGTCACGATCAGTTAAACGTGCGATCGAACTTATTAGACGGAGAAGCAATTCCTACGACGGAACGTGGTGTAAATATATCGGGAGTACTGCAAGTTTTGCCGCCAGCCAGCATAACATGCATGGCACTCGAAGCAAGCTGGGGCCTAGTATCTGGTGGGACTGCGCACGGCTTAGTTCTCTTTGACTTCAAAAACTTTGTTCCAGTATTTCATCGCTGCACTTTAAACCCAAATGATCTTACTGGAGCAGGAGAGCAGCTGTCTCGTCGAAAGTCTTTTAAGAAATCATTGAGGGAGTCATTTAGAAAGCTTCGCAAGGGTCGATCGACCAGGACCAACCAGAGCAATCAAGTACCAACAACG CTGGAAGCAAGACCCGTCGAGAGGCAAATAGAGGCTCGTTGTGCAGATGACGGGCTAGGATCCATGGTGCGATGTTTACTATTTGCCAAAACTTATGTTACTAATG TCAACATAACGTCGCCAACTTTGTGGTCAGCAACAAATGCCAGTACAGTCTCGGTTTTCCTTCTGCATTTGCCACCAGCGCAGACCGCGGCAACTGCCGTCCCGTCGGCAAGTGGCAATGCACCACCACACATGCCCCGCCGAATTTCTGCGCAGCTTGCtaaagaaatacaattaaaacaTCGTGCTCCTGTGGTGggtatttctatttttgatCAGGCGGGTAGCCCTGTCGATCAGCTGAACGCCGGTGAAAACGGGAGTCCACCGCATCGTGTACTTATTGCTTCCGAGGAACAGTTCAAGGTGTTTTCACTTCCGCAACTAAAGCCGATTAACAAATATAAGCTTACCGCTAACGAAGGTGCTCGGATTCGCCGCATCCATTTTGGTTCGTTTAGTTGTCGCATATCCCCGGAAACACTGCAGAGTATGCACGGTTGTAGCCCAACTAAGTCCACGCGTTCACATGGCGATGGAGAGGCGGATCCTAATATCAGTGGAAGCTTGGCTGTAAGTCGTGGAGATGTATATAACGAAACAGCATTGATATGTTTAACGAATATGGGCGATATCATGGTTTTATCAGTACCTGAATTAAAAAGACAGCTGAATGCCGCAGCAGTGCGACGGGAAGACATTAA TGGAGTTTCGTCACTTTGCTTTACAAACTCTGGAGAAGCACTGTATATGATGTCTTCTTCTGAACTGCAGCGTATTGCTTTAGCCACGTCCAGAGTCGTGCAACCCACTGGCGTTGTTCCAGTAGAACCATTAGAAAATGAAGAGTCTGTGTTGGAAGAAAATGATGCAGAGAATAATAAGGAAACCTACGCATGTGATGAAGTTGTGAATAcatatgaaattaaaaatccaTCAGGCATTTCAATATGCACAAGGCCTGCAGAGGAAAACGTTGGAAGAAATAGTGTTCAGCAAGTTAATGGAGTCAACATTTCAAATTCACCTAATCAAGCTAACGAGACTATCAGCAGCTCTATTGGCGATATTACCGTTGACTCGGTGCGCGACCATTTAAATATGACGACCACCACTTTGTGTTCTATTAATACAGAGGAAACCATTG GTCGCCTATCTGTACTTAGCACGCAAACCAACAAAGCCAGTACTACCGTAAACATGAGTGAAATtccaaatattaatatttctaATTTAGAGGACTTGGAATCGAAAAG AAATACGACGGAAACGAGTACTAGTTCTGTTGTAATTAAATCTATAATTACAAACATTTCTCATGAAAAAACGAACGGAGACAACAAAATAGGAACGCCAAAAACAGCGCCTGAAGAAAGCCAATTTTAA
- the l(2)gl gene encoding lethal (2) giant larvae, isoform I: MLKFIRGKGQQPSADRHRLQKDLFAYRKTAQHGFPHKPSALAYDPVLKLMAIGTQTGALKVFGQPGVELYGQHTLLNNSASELNVQLLEWVYGTGRILSLTAANQLILWEPVGATLLPIKTLPFDGKLKKVSSLCCSLSKDLLWIGTEGGNIYQLDLHTFTIKEPVIYHDVVLEQVPPAYKLNPGAIESIRQLPNSPSKLLVAYNRGLCVLWDFESASVQRAYIAPGHGQSVGLTVNFEGSEFTWYHADGSYATWSIDNPEPPSNVNYVPYGPDPCKSINRLYKGKRRSNDVIVFSGGMPRSAYGDHNCVSVHASDGHKVCLDFTSKVIDFFVTFENNRDVAEVLVVLLEEELCAYDLTDPNICAIKAPYLHSVHASAVTCNYLASEVVQSVYESILRAGDEQDIDYSNISWPITGGTLPDNLEESVEEDATKLYEILLTGHEDGSVKFWDCTGVLLKPIYNFKTSSIFGSESDFRDDAAADMSAEQVDEGEPPFRKSGLFDPYSDDPRLAVKKIAFCPKTGQLIVGGTAGQIVIADFIDLPEKVSLKYISMNLVSDRDGFVWKGHDQLNVRSNLLDGEAIPTTERGVNISGVLQVLPPASITCMALEASWGLVSGGTAHGLVLFDFKNFVPVFHRCTLNPNDLTGAGEQLSRRKSFKKSLRESFRKLRKGRSTRTNQSNQVPTTLEARPVERQIEARCADDGLGSMVRCLLFAKTYVTNVNITSPTLWSATNASTVSVFLLHLPPAQTAATAVPSASGNAPPHMPRRISAQLAKEIQLKHRAPVVGISIFDQAGSPVDQLNAGENGSPPHRVLIASEEQFKVFSLPQLKPINKYKLTANEGARIRRIHFGSFSCRISPETLQSMHGCSPTKSTRSHGDGEADPNISGSLAVSRGDVYNETALICLTNMGDIMVLSVPELKRQLNAAAVRREDINGVSSLCFTNSGEALYMMSSSELQRIALATSRVVQPTGVVPVEPLENEESVLEENDAENNKETYACDEVVNTYEIKNPSGISICTRPAEENVGRNSVQQVNGVNISNSPNQANETISSSIGDITVDSVRDHLNMTTTTLCSINTEETIGRLSVLSTQTNKASTTVNMSEIPNINISNLEDLESKRNTTETSTSSVVIKSIITNISHEKTNGDNKIGTPKTAPEESQF, translated from the exons ATGTTAAAGTTTATCAGAGGAAAAGGGCAGCAGCCCAGTGCTGACAGACACCGCCTACAGAAGGACCTTTTTGCTTATCGTAAG acGGCACAGCATGGCTTTCCTCATAAGCCTTCGGCTCTTGCGTATGATCCAGTTTTGAAACTTATGGCAATAGGGACGCAAACAGGGGCTTTAAAAGTTTTCGGTCAACCCGGAGTTGAATTGTACGGTCAGCATACTTTGTTAAACAATTCAGCATCGGAGCTTAATGTACAATTACTTGAATGGGTGTATGGAACTGGTCGCATACTTTCGTTGACGGCAGCGAATCAATTAATTCTATGGGAGCCAGTTGGAGCAACGTTGCTGCCAATCAAAACACTACCGTTTGACGGCAAACTTAAAAAAGTTTCATCGCTGTGCTGTTCTCTCAGTAAGGATCTGCTATGGATTGGAACAGAAGGTGGAAACATCTATCAACTGGATTTACATACATTTACCATTAAGGAGCCTGTAATTTACCATGACGTTGTGCTAGAGCAGGTGCCACCAGCCTACAAGCTAAATCCTGGTGCAATTGAGTCAATCCGCCAACTTCCAAACTCCCCTAGCAAACTTCTAGTTGCATACAATCGCGGCCTTTGTGTTTTGTGGGATTTTGAAAGCGCATCTGTCCAGCGAGCATACATAGCCCCTGGACATGGACAGAGCGTTGGTCTTACAGTGAACTTCGAAGGATCTGAATTTACCTGGTACCACGCTGATGGTTCATACGCCACTTGGAGCATAGATAACCCAGAACCGCCGTCGAATGTTAATTATGTGCCTTATGGACCTGATCCATGCAAAAGCATAAATCGACTGTACAAAGGCAAGCGAAG ATCCAACGATGTAATTGTTTTTTCCGGCGGCATGCCACGGTCAGCATATGGTGATCACAATTGTGTGTCCGTTCACGCCAGCGATGGACACAAAGTGTGTCTTGACTTTACGTCTAAAGTGATTGACTTTTTTGTGACCTTTGAAAATAATAGAGATGTCGCTGAAGTTCTTGTTGTACTACTTGAAGAGGAACTCTGCGCTTACGATCTTACTGACCCTAATATTTGTGCTATCAAAGCGCCATATCTTCACTCTGTCCATGCATCAGCTGTCACTTGCAATTACCTTGCTTCTGAAGTCGTACAGTCGGTATATGAAAGTATTTTAAGAGCTGGAGATGAACAAGACATTGACTATAGCAATATTAGCTGGCCTATCACTGGCGGTACTCTCCCGGATAACTTAGAAGAATCTGTAGAAGAGGACGCGACTAAGCTTTATGAGATTTTGTTAACTGGTCACGAAGATGGTTCTGTTAAATTTTGGGACTGCACTGGAGTGTTGCTTAAaccaatttataattttaaaactagCAGCATTTTTGGAAGTGAGTCAGACTTCCGAGATGACGCAGCTGCAGATATGAGTGCGGAACAAGTCGATGAAGGAGAACCGCCATTTCGGAAATCAGGACTTTTTGATCCTTATTCAGATGACCCTCGTTTAGCAGTGAAGAAAATAGCATTCTGCCCAAAAACCGGACAACTTATTGTTGGTGGCACAGCGGGCCAAATAGTTATAGCCGACTTCATAGACTTACCCGAAAAAGTGTctttaaaatacatttcaatGAATTTGGTCAGCGATCGTGATGGATTTGTGTGGAAGGGTCACGATCAGTTAAACGTGCGATCGAACTTATTAGACGGAGAAGCAATTCCTACGACGGAACGTGGTGTAAATATATCGGGAGTACTGCAAGTTTTGCCGCCAGCCAGCATAACATGCATGGCACTCGAAGCAAGCTGGGGCCTAGTATCTGGTGGGACTGCGCACGGCTTAGTTCTCTTTGACTTCAAAAACTTTGTTCCAGTATTTCATCGCTGCACTTTAAACCCAAATGATCTTACTGGAGCAGGAGAGCAGCTGTCTCGTCGAAAGTCTTTTAAGAAATCATTGAGGGAGTCATTTAGAAAGCTTCGCAAGGGTCGATCGACCAGGACCAACCAGAGCAATCAAGTACCAACAACG CTGGAAGCAAGACCCGTCGAGAGGCAAATAGAGGCTCGTTGTGCAGATGACGGGCTAGGATCCATGGTGCGATGTTTACTATTTGCCAAAACTTATGTTACTAATG TCAACATAACGTCGCCAACTTTGTGGTCAGCAACAAATGCCAGTACAGTCTCGGTTTTCCTTCTGCATTTGCCACCAGCGCAGACCGCGGCAACTGCCGTCCCGTCGGCAAGTGGCAATGCACCACCACACATGCCCCGCCGAATTTCTGCGCAGCTTGCtaaagaaatacaattaaaacaTCGTGCTCCTGTGGTGggtatttctatttttgatCAGGCGGGTAGCCCTGTCGATCAGCTGAACGCCGGTGAAAACGGGAGTCCACCGCATCGTGTACTTATTGCTTCCGAGGAACAGTTCAAGGTGTTTTCACTTCCGCAACTAAAGCCGATTAACAAATATAAGCTTACCGCTAACGAAGGTGCTCGGATTCGCCGCATCCATTTTGGTTCGTTTAGTTGTCGCATATCCCCGGAAACACTGCAGAGTATGCACGGTTGTAGCCCAACTAAGTCCACGCGTTCACATGGCGATGGAGAGGCGGATCCTAATATCAGTGGAAGCTTGGCTGTAAGTCGTGGAGATGTATATAACGAAACAGCATTGATATGTTTAACGAATATGGGCGATATCATGGTTTTATCAGTACCTGAATTAAAAAGACAGCTGAATGCCGCAGCAGTGCGACGGGAAGACATTAA TGGAGTTTCGTCACTTTGCTTTACAAACTCTGGAGAAGCACTGTATATGATGTCTTCTTCTGAACTGCAGCGTATTGCTTTAGCCACGTCCAGAGTCGTGCAACCCACTGGCGTTGTTCCAGTAGAACCATTAGAAAATGAAGAGTCTGTGTTGGAAGAAAATGATGCAGAGAATAATAAGGAAACCTACGCATGTGATGAAGTTGTGAATAcatatgaaattaaaaatccaTCAGGCATTTCAATATGCACAAGGCCTGCAGAGGAAAACGTTGGAAGAAATAGTGTTCAGCAAGTTAATGGAGTCAACATTTCAAATTCACCTAATCAAGCTAACGAGACTATCAGCAGCTCTATTGGCGATATTACCGTTGACTCGGTGCGCGACCATTTAAATATGACGACCACCACTTTGTGTTCTATTAATACAGAGGAAACCATTG GTCGCCTATCTGTACTTAGCACGCAAACCAACAAAGCCAGTACTACCGTAAACATGAGTGAAATtccaaatattaatatttctaATTTAGAGGACTTGGAATCGAAAAG AAATACGACGGAAACGAGTACTAGTTCTGTTGTAATTAAATCTATAATTACAAACATTTCTCATGAAAAAACGAACGGAGACAACAAAATAGGAACGCCAAAAACAGCGCCTGAAGAAAGCCAATTTTAA
- the l(2)gl gene encoding lethal (2) giant larvae, isoform B, whose product MLKFIRGKGQQPSADRQRYITAQHGFPHKPSALAYDPVLKLMAIGTQTGALKVFGQPGVELYGQHTLLNNSASELNVQLLEWVYGTGRILSLTAANQLILWEPVGATLLPIKTLPFDGKLKKVSSLCCSLSKDLLWIGTEGGNIYQLDLHTFTIKEPVIYHDVVLEQVPPAYKLNPGAIESIRQLPNSPSKLLVAYNRGLCVLWDFESASVQRAYIAPGHGQSVGLTVNFEGSEFTWYHADGSYATWSIDNPEPPSNVNYVPYGPDPCKSINRLYKGKRRSNDVIVFSGGMPRSAYGDHNCVSVHASDGHKVCLDFTSKVIDFFVTFENNRDVAEVLVVLLEEELCAYDLTDPNICAIKAPYLHSVHASAVTCNYLASEVVQSVYESILRAGDEQDIDYSNISWPITGGTLPDNLEESVEEDATKLYEILLTGHEDGSVKFWDCTGVLLKPIYNFKTSSIFGSESDFRDDAAADMSAEQVDEGEPPFRKSGLFDPYSDDPRLAVKKIAFCPKTGQLIVGGTAGQIVIADFIDLPEKVSLKYISMNLVSDRDGFVWKGHDQLNVRSNLLDGEAIPTTERGVNISGVLQVLPPASITCMALEASWGLVSGGTAHGLVLFDFKNFVPVFHRCTLNPNDLTGAGEQLSRRKSFKKSLRESFRKLRKGRSTRTNQSNQVPTTLEARPVERQIEARCADDGLGSMVRCLLFAKTYVTNVNITSPTLWSATNASTVSVFLLHLPPAQTAATAVPSASGNAPPHMPRRISAQLAKEIQLKHRAPVVGISIFDQAGSPVDQLNAGENGSPPHRVLIASEEQFKVFSLPQLKPINKYKLTANEGARIRRIHFGSFSCRISPETLQSMHGCSPTKSTRSHGDGEADPNISGSLAVSRGDVYNETALICLTNMGDIMVLSVPELKRQLNAAAVRREDINGVSSLCFTNSGEALYMMSSSELQRIALATSRVVQPTGVVPVEPLENEESVLEENDAENNKETYACDEVVNTYEIKNPSGISICTRPAEENVGRNSVQQVNGVNISNSPNQANETISSSIGDITVDSVRDHLNMTTTTLCSINTEETIGRLSVLSTQTNKASTTVNMSEIPNINISNLEDLESKRNTTETSTSSVVIKSIITNISHEKTNGDNKIGTPKTAPEESQF is encoded by the exons ATGTTAAAGTTTATCAGAGGAAAAGGGCAGCAGCCCAGTGCTGACAGACAACGCTACATC acGGCACAGCATGGCTTTCCTCATAAGCCTTCGGCTCTTGCGTATGATCCAGTTTTGAAACTTATGGCAATAGGGACGCAAACAGGGGCTTTAAAAGTTTTCGGTCAACCCGGAGTTGAATTGTACGGTCAGCATACTTTGTTAAACAATTCAGCATCGGAGCTTAATGTACAATTACTTGAATGGGTGTATGGAACTGGTCGCATACTTTCGTTGACGGCAGCGAATCAATTAATTCTATGGGAGCCAGTTGGAGCAACGTTGCTGCCAATCAAAACACTACCGTTTGACGGCAAACTTAAAAAAGTTTCATCGCTGTGCTGTTCTCTCAGTAAGGATCTGCTATGGATTGGAACAGAAGGTGGAAACATCTATCAACTGGATTTACATACATTTACCATTAAGGAGCCTGTAATTTACCATGACGTTGTGCTAGAGCAGGTGCCACCAGCCTACAAGCTAAATCCTGGTGCAATTGAGTCAATCCGCCAACTTCCAAACTCCCCTAGCAAACTTCTAGTTGCATACAATCGCGGCCTTTGTGTTTTGTGGGATTTTGAAAGCGCATCTGTCCAGCGAGCATACATAGCCCCTGGACATGGACAGAGCGTTGGTCTTACAGTGAACTTCGAAGGATCTGAATTTACCTGGTACCACGCTGATGGTTCATACGCCACTTGGAGCATAGATAACCCAGAACCGCCGTCGAATGTTAATTATGTGCCTTATGGACCTGATCCATGCAAAAGCATAAATCGACTGTACAAAGGCAAGCGAAG ATCCAACGATGTAATTGTTTTTTCCGGCGGCATGCCACGGTCAGCATATGGTGATCACAATTGTGTGTCCGTTCACGCCAGCGATGGACACAAAGTGTGTCTTGACTTTACGTCTAAAGTGATTGACTTTTTTGTGACCTTTGAAAATAATAGAGATGTCGCTGAAGTTCTTGTTGTACTACTTGAAGAGGAACTCTGCGCTTACGATCTTACTGACCCTAATATTTGTGCTATCAAAGCGCCATATCTTCACTCTGTCCATGCATCAGCTGTCACTTGCAATTACCTTGCTTCTGAAGTCGTACAGTCGGTATATGAAAGTATTTTAAGAGCTGGAGATGAACAAGACATTGACTATAGCAATATTAGCTGGCCTATCACTGGCGGTACTCTCCCGGATAACTTAGAAGAATCTGTAGAAGAGGACGCGACTAAGCTTTATGAGATTTTGTTAACTGGTCACGAAGATGGTTCTGTTAAATTTTGGGACTGCACTGGAGTGTTGCTTAAaccaatttataattttaaaactagCAGCATTTTTGGAAGTGAGTCAGACTTCCGAGATGACGCAGCTGCAGATATGAGTGCGGAACAAGTCGATGAAGGAGAACCGCCATTTCGGAAATCAGGACTTTTTGATCCTTATTCAGATGACCCTCGTTTAGCAGTGAAGAAAATAGCATTCTGCCCAAAAACCGGACAACTTATTGTTGGTGGCACAGCGGGCCAAATAGTTATAGCCGACTTCATAGACTTACCCGAAAAAGTGTctttaaaatacatttcaatGAATTTGGTCAGCGATCGTGATGGATTTGTGTGGAAGGGTCACGATCAGTTAAACGTGCGATCGAACTTATTAGACGGAGAAGCAATTCCTACGACGGAACGTGGTGTAAATATATCGGGAGTACTGCAAGTTTTGCCGCCAGCCAGCATAACATGCATGGCACTCGAAGCAAGCTGGGGCCTAGTATCTGGTGGGACTGCGCACGGCTTAGTTCTCTTTGACTTCAAAAACTTTGTTCCAGTATTTCATCGCTGCACTTTAAACCCAAATGATCTTACTGGAGCAGGAGAGCAGCTGTCTCGTCGAAAGTCTTTTAAGAAATCATTGAGGGAGTCATTTAGAAAGCTTCGCAAGGGTCGATCGACCAGGACCAACCAGAGCAATCAAGTACCAACAACG CTGGAAGCAAGACCCGTCGAGAGGCAAATAGAGGCTCGTTGTGCAGATGACGGGCTAGGATCCATGGTGCGATGTTTACTATTTGCCAAAACTTATGTTACTAATG TCAACATAACGTCGCCAACTTTGTGGTCAGCAACAAATGCCAGTACAGTCTCGGTTTTCCTTCTGCATTTGCCACCAGCGCAGACCGCGGCAACTGCCGTCCCGTCGGCAAGTGGCAATGCACCACCACACATGCCCCGCCGAATTTCTGCGCAGCTTGCtaaagaaatacaattaaaacaTCGTGCTCCTGTGGTGggtatttctatttttgatCAGGCGGGTAGCCCTGTCGATCAGCTGAACGCCGGTGAAAACGGGAGTCCACCGCATCGTGTACTTATTGCTTCCGAGGAACAGTTCAAGGTGTTTTCACTTCCGCAACTAAAGCCGATTAACAAATATAAGCTTACCGCTAACGAAGGTGCTCGGATTCGCCGCATCCATTTTGGTTCGTTTAGTTGTCGCATATCCCCGGAAACACTGCAGAGTATGCACGGTTGTAGCCCAACTAAGTCCACGCGTTCACATGGCGATGGAGAGGCGGATCCTAATATCAGTGGAAGCTTGGCTGTAAGTCGTGGAGATGTATATAACGAAACAGCATTGATATGTTTAACGAATATGGGCGATATCATGGTTTTATCAGTACCTGAATTAAAAAGACAGCTGAATGCCGCAGCAGTGCGACGGGAAGACATTAA TGGAGTTTCGTCACTTTGCTTTACAAACTCTGGAGAAGCACTGTATATGATGTCTTCTTCTGAACTGCAGCGTATTGCTTTAGCCACGTCCAGAGTCGTGCAACCCACTGGCGTTGTTCCAGTAGAACCATTAGAAAATGAAGAGTCTGTGTTGGAAGAAAATGATGCAGAGAATAATAAGGAAACCTACGCATGTGATGAAGTTGTGAATAcatatgaaattaaaaatccaTCAGGCATTTCAATATGCACAAGGCCTGCAGAGGAAAACGTTGGAAGAAATAGTGTTCAGCAAGTTAATGGAGTCAACATTTCAAATTCACCTAATCAAGCTAACGAGACTATCAGCAGCTCTATTGGCGATATTACCGTTGACTCGGTGCGCGACCATTTAAATATGACGACCACCACTTTGTGTTCTATTAATACAGAGGAAACCATTG GTCGCCTATCTGTACTTAGCACGCAAACCAACAAAGCCAGTACTACCGTAAACATGAGTGAAATtccaaatattaatatttctaATTTAGAGGACTTGGAATCGAAAAG AAATACGACGGAAACGAGTACTAGTTCTGTTGTAATTAAATCTATAATTACAAACATTTCTCATGAAAAAACGAACGGAGACAACAAAATAGGAACGCCAAAAACAGCGCCTGAAGAAAGCCAATTTTAA